The DNA region atctaccaacctcttttggatGTCTTCTTTTGACACTCACATGTCCAATTTAatgtagcacttttttttttttttgtaatttactaACAtaattattagacttagacaacttagacaaactttaatgatccacaagggaaattgttccacacagtagctcagttacaaaggatggaaagtgtaaggatgtaaAGCAGGGGACCCCaaacggatccggcccgccagcgtccaaaatcaggcccgcgggaagtcccaagtattaaaaaaataataataaaacaatttttaaaaaattctgtcttttcttatccactttgtactgcttgctactcacggtgtctcctagccgctcgggcaaatcatattgtctaaaaatgcattttctcatcgataacgtgacatcatagcgcgcgcggaaagtgcgctatatatatctaatatatactgtatatatatatatatatatatatatatatatataaaacccaacgcggcccccgagtcaaaaagtttggggacccctgatgtaaaggataatgcaggtataaagtagactaaaaatgtaccgtggtagcaatatgaaatatatgtaatatttacatatgtaaatattacatatgttatatttgaaAACGTAATGTAAAATTATACAACATTCGGAAACTATCTTGTAGGTGTTGAAATTGTGTTGCTTTGTATTGTTGTGTGTCTATGTGTGGTGCAATCATATGcgcacaatatgtattatgtattgcTCAATTTTTAGttctttgttattttactttgtagctgtatgtagaaatggcgccgctgaagtggcagctaGTTGCATCAGCATCCActctcttttaatgtattttatgtcctttgtgttctttgatgtttctctCTCGttttcatgtgtttgtttttactttttttgtggactttttgtacctgcactgcaaccacataatgtcccttttgtgggatgaataaagtatATCCTATACTATCGTACCCAATATAAATTGTACACTTTGCTtttatgtataattattatttagCTACATTAGACATGATCTTGTAACGGTTCAATTTGATGTATCAGACCTCATTGGAATGGGCGAGTATACCTAATCTGGAGGTCCGTGGTTGACCCACCTGCGTGTCCTGGGGATGTTTACTGTGGGGCTGGTCCTCCGGCAGCAGGACATTGGGCGGAATAGTCAAACAGCGAGTAACCAAAAGCGCATCCATGGCCTCTGATATCTGCTTAAAACGCTGACATAAAAAGTGTTGTAGCTTCCGGGTACACTCCCTAGCTCGCACCCGGAGCTGCTCCACCGCTGCTTCCGACTTGCCTTTCCTCAGTTGTCGCACACACTCTGTCTCCACGACCGGCAGGATGTCGCACAGACAGTCCCAGAAGGCGCTGTAGACCCGCAACATGCATGTCTGCGGAGTGAAGCCGAAAAACTGCGACTCGTACAATTGTAAATTTGACGAAGGGAGAATGTCTAAATCATCACAGGAGTCTTCTCTGACATCCATTTTTGTTTATACCTTtcccgcttcttcttctacttcttctatcGTTTAATGGCGGCTGGCAACCAACCTTTAAATGCTCATTACCGCCATCTTCTGAACTGGAGTGTGAATGGAGACGCGAATTGAAtataatttattttcttttttaaccctgtctttttttaaatgtaatactaATTCAATACCCACAACTCCTACATCAGCTGGTATACCTAAATACACGTATTTACTCTGATGataatattttttgtatattgAATATTGTCTTGTTTCTGAAACTATGATCTTCTTACTGATCAAGTCTTACTACTTTACTTGTCTTATTTTCGTTTATCCAATTAACTGCCATGTAAATCCCTCATAAAAACAGATAATTTGTCACATACAGTTGTCCCATGCCACATCACGTTTGAAAGTTTGCGGCTGTATtctattgcagttttttttttctcctcttctttCAAAGTATTTTCGATGTATTctgctctaaattaagtatttataAGAATAAAGAATGGCTAAATAGACTACAACCATCAATTCTAGagtagtattggccacgagatgagaccaaaccaatcagagcgggCTCtttagtatcgtggccactgattggctcagcctcagtcaACATTACTACAccggattaaaagagtgtaaagatgACTATGTGAGGGTTATTTTATGCCTAGAAGACTCTCGTAATGTTAAAAACAGTATTAGAAGATTGTGAACGTGTTTTGTAtgttctagctatgaaaatatttgatttataattaataattcctacttcGCAAAAATGTACTTACCACAGTCAGGCTTGAAACCTATGAAAAGCAATAAACGGGAATTTACTGGATTATTTTATTCAAAACAATAATTCTTTGTGGATTAACTGCTTAAGCGCCTACTTTAGTACGTCTAGTTTTAGTAGCAGATCTGTATATATTGTAACATAATCTGAATATTTTtcctcaatatttttttttctatctgtTGATGATTTAAATGTCTGTTTTCTAGCAGTTGCATTTTTATGTCTGAGTTTTCATACATCACTGCAGTATGCCAAGAATTGGGATTGTGGGTCTTACTTGATTATTATCAATTTTAACTTCTTTATTTTTATATCCTATGACACATCCAAAGTTTTATgttacataatatatatgtatcatgACATTTCAATTATTTAGTATATGCGTAAAATTTTaaatatgataatatatatatatatataggggcagcacggtggaagaggggttagtgcatctgcctcacaatacgaaggtcctgagcagtctggggttcaatcccgggctcgggatctttctgtgtggagtttgcatgttccccccgtgactgcgtgggttccctccgggtactccggcttcctcccacctccaaaaacatgcacctggggataggttgattggcaacactaaattggctctagtgtgtgaatgtgagtgtgaatgttgtctgtctatctgtgttggccctgcgatgaggtggcgacttgtccagggtgtaccctgcccgattgtagctgagataggctccagcgccccccgcgaccccgaagggaataagcggttgaaaatggatggatggatggatggatggataaaatataGATAGAATAGGTTATAAATAGAATAGGTTAATATCAATCGATCAAATTGTAGTTTTCATTTATAGGCAagtggcaacacaaagtgctttacagaaaaaaagaaagaagaaaacatacacatacaaacacgcacacacacacacacacacacacacacacacacacacacacacacacacacacacacacatgtaaaaatgaaatataaataatgcattaataaattaataaaaacataacattgagaaaaTAGTAGTAGTAACAATATCAACAGATACAATAGAACAATATAGATAAGATAGATAAGATAGATAAGATGGATAAGATGGataagatggatagatagatagatagatagatagatagatagatagatagatagatagatagatagatagatagatagatagatagatagatagatagatagatagatagatagatagatagatagatagatagatagatagatagatagatagatagatagatagatagatagatagatagatagataaaataGAAcaatatagatggatggatggatggatggatggatggatggatggatggatggatggatggatggatggatggatggatggatagatagatagatagatagatagatagatagatagatagatagatagatagatagatagatagatggatagatggatagatggatagatggatagatagatagatagatagatagatagatagatagatagatagatagatagatagatagatagatagatagatagatagatagatagatagatagatagatagatagatagatagatagatagatagatatagatagatagatagatagatagatagatagatagatagatagatagatagatagatagatagatagatagatagatagatagatagttcttcattgattccttcaggagagttccctgaggaaaattaaaatttcagcagcagtgtacagaattgagatcgaatttaaaaagtagaaagtaaataatgggggtataaatggaaacaaaatagaaaaatattacaataagaataaaaataaaaagcaacaatgagaatgaaaatataacagtaaaataagaatataacaagagaaactaggcagtagtgaccatgttatgaaaaagtattgcactgttattattttgcatatgACAAAACATTTATCAATTGATAGATTAATTAAAGAAATAGATTATAAATACAATAGAATAAGTATATTGCGATCCTATAGTGTAAATAGAATGCTAAAAACAATCTAAAAAAGTTTTAAGTAACTTTTTTTAACAATGCACTGCCCCTATCGGCCAATAGTTAGTATTGTCTCGTAAAGCGTCAGAGAGTCAGACACGCCCCCTGTTTGAAGGAAAAAGAAACATGCGCATGCGCACTACCTTACACGGTGAGTGCTCCTTTCTAGGCTGTTGATAGCGGCGTTTCGCTTTCACACGTGTAGTCATTCCTATGTGAATCTCCCTCTCCTGGATTTGTGTGTAAGCTATTATTGTTGTCAAAATATATCTTTAATTCGGTTCAATCTTCATTTCGGTGGTGTCTGAGGTGCAGATTTTAATACCACACGGGCAAAGCTACAGAAGCCGGCTTCGCTCTTGTTAGCATAGACGGTAGCTAGCCGACGAGCATTCacttttttgttgtgttgttgctaATGCTAGCTAGATAGCTAGCACCACTAACAAGGTAGCTGAGCGGCCAATGTGCAGAGATTTGTATGTGATGCTAACTGAGATGTTTGTTGCGCGTCGTTCTCTCTCCAGGTGTGAAGCCAGAGAAACCGGCAACCATGGGGGCTTATTTGTCGCAACCGAACACGACCAAGACCTCTTCCGATGGCGGCAACGGCACCATGAGCTACGGCTTCTCGGCTATGCAGGGCTGGCGTGTTTCCATGGAGGTGAGACGACCATCTAAATGGCAACATAATTAAGAATGTTAGTGTGTGGATTGTTCTTATTAAACGTGAATGGACAGTCGTGTGGCTTTGCCTGCATTTGAACGACTTTGCATGTTAGTTCGAGTGttgatttcatgttttttttatgttttttttttttcctgtaacaGGATGCACACAATTGTATCCCGGAGTTCGACGAGGAGACCGCCATGTTTTCTGTGTATGATGGACATGGAGgtaatatgtttgttattgtttttccaCTTACAGCAGGGTTCCCCAAcatttttttccaccagggaccggtttaatgaatGCAAtgttttcacggaccggctttctacgttTGGCAGATAAAAAATTACCGTAGCCTTTGGCTCCAATCTGGCacgttaacattttatatgtccgtTAATGTGCATTGTTCCATGTGCTATAACAAATGAGTTGTAATATACacctattaacaagcttattggtgtgtttagtgggacaggcggaGAAAATGCAGTGGTTTATGAAATAATTATTGTTTCTATGCGGCCCGGtaacaaatgcgtcacggactggTACCAGTCCCCGGACAGGTAGTTGGGGATCACTGACTTACAGGACACCTCATTAGCCACATCCACACAAGCTGATGTAAACTAAATTCAGTGCACTTCTACAACCcaatgcaaaaaaatgttgtgAATTGACTTTCCTTGTTTAGTTCTATCTCTGTCACTGAGATTTTATAGCCCTCCCTTTTAGGAGAAGAGGTGGCCCTTTACTGTTCAAAGTACCTTCCTGATATCATCAAGGAGCAGAAGACGTATAAAGACGGCAAACTGCAGAAGGTGATAAAATATGTCCTAAAAATATCTATGGTGTAACAGGATTTTTGAGTTGGGTTCTACAGAGGCCTTGTCTTTGTGTGTGGTTGCCAGGCGCTGGAGGATGCCTTCTTGGCCATCGACCGCAGAATCACGACAGAGGACGTTATTAAAGAGCTGGTCCAGATCGCTGGGCGTCCCATTGAGGAGCCGCCCATTAAAAAGGTGGCAGACGAAGACGACTGTAAGTGCCAGATAGCAGTCACGTCCTGTCAGTTCTCAGCTTATTTGGCGACGACTTCTTCCCTGCTATCTTTTGTGTTCCCCAGTGGACACAGAGGAGGCAGCTCTGCTTCACGAAGAAGCCACCATGACCATTGAGGAGCTGCTAGTGCGTTACGGCCAGAATAAGAACGCCAGCAAGCAAGCTTCTGCTGTCAGGTattcaaattatatatttttgcatCTCTGTATTGTATATGGGAAATACATTGGaacctttaaaacaaagcacagttCATTCCTGTAAGCTGGTCATCTTCATTATCTTTTTTTCCTCCCAGTGCGGCTGTAAAGAAGGCATCGGGCCAGCCTCCTGAGTCCTCTGGACACAAAGGGGAAGGCGATGAAGGGCCTAAGAAGGAGGGTGTTAACGGAGAGCTGGAGGACGAGAGCAATGGGAAGGGGAAGGACGACAACGAAGCATCAACGTGCGACTCCAATGCCTCTCCAGTAGTGGCTGCCAACAAAGGGTCTACCGCAGGTATGGCATCTTGCTGATTCAGACCATCTTTGTTTTTGACTGTCTCCATTATGGCTgtacgattttgagaaaaaaactaaCTGCGGTTTCTCCCTCCAAAATTGCAATTGCGATTCAATTTGCAATCATTTTATacataaaatgcataaaactacaaaaataacaagtgaaggaagacatattacttttatactgtcaagcaacatattcttgtctcaaggttcCACACAGaagaatatgcaataatttactcaaaaaattatttggcagacag from Entelurus aequoreus isolate RoL-2023_Sb linkage group LG02, RoL_Eaeq_v1.1, whole genome shotgun sequence includes:
- the mis12 gene encoding protein MIS12 homolog isoform X2, whose product is MDVREDSCDDLDILPSSNLQLYESQFFGFTPQTCMLRVYSAFWDCLCDILPVVETECVRQLRKGKSEAAVEQLRVRARECTRKLQHFLCQRFKQISEAMDALLVTRCLTIPPNVLLPEDQPHSKHPQDTQEMLRLESSMTDLHRAYEAEVCARHALQAELEEQAVVQKQLDDFLTWIRELHASWLMEGNGSFQESFQLVTASVKKLQEAIVEVCNKAP
- the mis12 gene encoding protein MIS12 homolog isoform X1; the encoded protein is MDVREDSCDDLDILPSSNLQLYESQFFGFTPQTCMLRVYSAFWDCLCDILPVVETECVRQLRKGKSEAAVEQLRVRARECTRKLQHFLCQRFKQISEAMDALLVTRCLTIPPNVLLPEDQPHSKHPQDTQGKENHHMSKHNWMQGQIPCREETSNLEMLRLESSMTDLHRAYEAEVCARHALQAELEEQAVVQKQLDDFLTWIRELHASWLMEGNGSFQESFQLVTASVKKLQEAIVEVCNKAP